The genomic region GCTGGGATACGGCGGCGGCTTCGTGGGACCGCTGGCCATGGGCCTGATCCTGCACGTGCTCGGCGGCGAAAGCGTGCTCAACTGGGGCATCGCCTTCGGCCACATCGCCGTCGTGCTGCTGGTGGGGCCGCTGGCCATCCGCACCCTCAAACCGCATGACCTGCCCGGCGACCGGCCCCGCACGGACTAGTGGGGTGTCTTCACCCGGTCAGGAAAATCGGCGCAAGGAACTGGTGAGCCCTACGAGGGAAAGACTGTAGATGAGCCACTTGGACGGATCGAAGTTATACCACTGGCGGCCGTTCCGGTAATCACTCTGATACCTGTGGTGATAGTTGTGGTACCCCTCTCCAAAGGTGATGAGCGAAACCCACCAACTGTCACGACTTGAGTCGGATGCTCCGTGAGGTTGGGCGCCCCACAGGTGGCAGATGGAATTGATGCAGAACGTGGAGTTCAGGACGAAAAAGGTCCGCCCGACTCCGGCGAGCAAGAAACATCCCAGGCCCCCGAACCAGCCGTCGTACAAGAAGCCCACCACGAACGGCAGCGCCAAGCCGGACAGGACAATCGGGATGTAGTAACGATGTTGCCACATCACCACGGCATCCTGCTGCAACTTGCGGGCAAACTTGTCGTCTCTGTAGGGATCGTCCCAGAACAGCCAACCGCAATGACTGTGCCAGAATCCTAGTTGAGCACTGTAAGGATCTTCTTCCTGGTCGCACCGGGCGTGATGGCGTATATGATCCGCCGTCCAGCTAAGGCCCGAGTTTTGCAGGGCCCATCCTCCCGCGACCAGGAAAGAGCCTTTGACCCAATCGGGGCAAGCAAAACTCCGATGAGCCAGCAAGCGGTGGTACCCTACGGTGATGCCCAGTCCCGTGATGACGTAGAGCACCACGAACATGGCCCAATCGACCCAGGAATAGCCGTAGAAATACGCGTAGGCCGGCAATCCGACGACCGCTCCGCCCACGACACTGGAGAACAACGTAAGGTTCAAACGATTAAGGGTTCGCGTCTGCATTCAATACTTCCTCTTCCTTTCTCTCCCGTTCAAGCTACCACAAGTCCCCGCATAGTTCACGTCAACCGACGACTCCTGACGCGATTTTTCTTCTACCCGCCGTCCACGATGCTGCCGCGCTCGATGACGAAGGTCCGGTCGAGGAGCCTGGCGATGTGGACGTCGTTGGACTCGGCCACCAGCACGGAGGCTCCCTCCTTCTTGAGGTCGTCGAGAATCTCCACCATCCGCTGGGCAAAGATAGGGGCGATGCCTTCGCCGGGCTCGTCCAGCAGCAGCAGCCGGGTGCCGCACATCAGAGCGCGGGCGAAGGCGACGAACTTCTGCTGGCCGCCCGAGAGACTCGTCGCGCCCCGGCGGCGGAACTCCTCGACCTCGGGCATGAGGCCGTAGATCCACCGGAGCCGCTCCCGCGCGTTGTCCGCTCGGGTGGCCCAGACGGGCAGCAGGATGTTCTCCTCGGCGGTCAACTCGGGCACGAGCCGGCGGTCCTCGGGCATGAAGCCGATGCCCAGGTG from Deltaproteobacteria bacterium harbors:
- a CDS encoding fatty acid desaturase, with protein sequence MQTRTLNRLNLTLFSSVVGGAVVGLPAYAYFYGYSWVDWAMFVVLYVITGLGITVGYHRLLAHRSFACPDWVKGSFLVAGGWALQNSGLSWTADHIRHHARCDQEEDPYSAQLGFWHSHCGWLFWDDPYRDDKFARKLQQDAVVMWQHRYYIPIVLSGLALPFVVGFLYDGWFGGLGCFLLAGVGRTFFVLNSTFCINSICHLWGAQPHGASDSSRDSWWVSLITFGEGYHNYHHRYQSDYRNGRQWYNFDPSKWLIYSLSLVGLTSSLRRFS